The genomic stretch TCTAAAGCGTTGTGAACCAGAAGAAAACGCTTTTCTGTGGAGAGCACTGTTTTGAAACTTGCTTTTCTTACTGGAGCTATTCGGTAACTTTTCTGCTAATACACTGAAGGAGGCCCTTCTTGTCATCCTGTTAATTCAGTCACTAATCATCTCCTCCCTTCAAATCTTATTTCAGGCCAAAGAGATATACAGCAGCTATTGTTTCCAGTATAATTATTTGTGGGTGTTCTCGTTGTATCCCCAGACCTGTGTTCCAGGGTAGATCCTAAGGTTTGGTTAGGCAGTCCTACAAGTACAGTGTGACTAAATAAGTTTTCCCCaccttgattttattttgttgtggtTTCTTAACAGCTCCCTCAATTACATTTAGCCAGGCTTGTTATCTCTTCAACTGTGATCTCTctaatgtttttgttttaaatgctgcAATTCTGTTACAATATTTCTGTGCAACGGGTCAAGCTACTGAGTTTTCTCTCTCCAAATTTATGTCCTTCCCTTTCAAAGCTCTCCATACCTTTGTATGTTTTTCGTAATACACTTTCAAATGCTGTCTTGCACCTACCACACACAACCATTGAAACCAGCTTCCAAACAGCTTCCTGCTTTGCCTGGGCCTATTTGTGAAGAGTTCCCTGCAATCAGCTGCAAAACTTCTTTTATTCTCACCTctgaaaatttctgtttcattgtgatggactgaaaaacagaaaaacacttgTGAGAAGTTTGACTGCCACAATGGTGCCTGTGTCAGTGAGTGGTTGTTGTGTCTCTCTGTGGTTTCATACCTGTCTGTCTGCAGCTGTCATCTCTGCTCTTAAACTGATCATTTGGTCTGGGGAACAACTTCTTCAGTGTGCAGAAAGCTTAGAACAGAGAGGCCAAATGGTAACTATTGAGTTACTGTTCAAGTAACTCACCTATCTTCAGCATTATCAGTGGGTATATTTTATAaagtgtgggggaaaaaaatgtaattaaatttgtcacttttaaaatttgtttcataCGTACCAAGCATTTAACATGTCAAATTTAAActgagaattttaatttttcaacagGCAAATTTTTACTTTGTGTTTTTTGATGCTAATTTAGCTTTACTGATAAGCTTTTCAGCAAAATTTCTTGGACTGTCTACTGCTATTATTAATGCAACTGATTTTACCTTTGCTACACAGTTGTTTGGGCAAAGCACATTTAATACAATACTCTGACAGTCTCATTGATTTCCTTGTCCCATTCTGCAATCACTGCATGCTTCAAAGGTTGTTTAATGCAGCCCAATATTAACGGGCATATCTGGAGCTGTTGAAATTACAGGGAGAACCTGAAAATCTCTTTCGCTCAGTACAGCTTTACCAGTATGGGAGATATGTTTGCTTTCCTTCAAACTCTCCCTTAGTCTCCAAAATCAACACTTCAAACTAATATCAGCTCCCTGTAGCACAACTTATGTGAACTCAAGGCTATCATAAGCCGATCTTTGCACCACGCTTTCAGTATcccataaataaaatatgaacatttcctttcagaaatcactttttattttagttacCATAGGAAGTGACATAGTTAGAAGTTAGTTGAAAGTGTTCAGGATCACCAAACTGTCCTTTCTTTAAATGGTTGTTCTTTCGGTAGTGATGTGGTATTGTAAGGCACGACCATAAACAAGGCTGATTGAACCAAAGGTTTTGCCCCTAAATGTGCATCAGTTGTGCTCACTAGTTGTATCACCCTGATAACCATGCAGTGACTGAGTTACACAGTGTTTTTCTAATACAGCAAAAAAATAGTGTGGCTGGTTTAAGCTGGAAATTGCATTGGAAATTTGTTGTtgcctgttccgagcttccctTCCCACTCTCCGAGACAAGCCAGgccttgcctctgccatgtggtcctgaactcctttgttccaagcgcgggcaaaaccaaatgtaactccaactctttagcagtgtctgactggccggtcaccccgggtccacccccagtcctcccctttccccttctccgaataaaagaaaGGACCAAGGGGGGCCCCCCCTCTTTGCCTTTGCAACTCTTTCTGCAAACATCTCTtgttgtctgtttctttttgaaagctctaattgcaggaattaggCAAACTGAAggctgtatttctccctctttgcttctgccgGTGATAGCAGCTTTGCAGCTAATacatttgctgcttttagagctactgaaatgctggattgcccatgctacctctctaggctgcccgaggctttctaaggcattgaactatgagcctagccggtaaaaagctgtaagtataTCTCCGCAGAAATTGTGTGGCTCTTTCCTTCATgtttttcaagaagaaaagaagcacaGGTTTTTACTATTTTCTTACCTTTACAATGGAGAATAATAAACATTTTACTgccaaaagtaattttttcattatgCTCTCTTCTAACTTGGCAGTGTCCACTATTGTGTGATCcagtaaaagaaatacaaaaacagATTTCTACATCTAGGATGGCAAATGAGTGAATCTCTCAAAAGAGCTTCAGTGTAAGGTGTAGAACAGCAGTGGCCACTTTGCAGTGTCTGTGCTGCCCTTTTTCTGTGACTACTTTGTGTATGGCTGCTGTTCAGTGCCTGGAGCTAGGGGATGCAGTGAAGGACCTGGCACAAGGGAAGGTGTGAAGCTGAAGCTGGGCAGTCGGTGGTTGTCAGCATGGCATGGTGTcttcccagtgggaagccagcTCCATCACAGTCAGTGCTGGGCAGCTGTTCTCGGTCCCAGGATCCTTCCCTGTCTGTGTGCTCAGCCTTCAGCACAGGTTGTGGGCAATAGTCCCAGTTTCtggtggagaagagaagctggCAAGTGCAAAGTTATACTTTTTATCACATGCAGGCACACACAAAATATTatcacatgcacacacacaatttTCAGTAATTGAAACATTATTTTGTTACTGTCACAGCAAGAgcaaatttatttattacacACAGCAGAAAATTTACGTGACAGTTTTGTAAAGGTTATTAGGATTGTAGCAGAACTTCGTATCTAAAAGCTTTTAGCATATGTATTGGAAAGGGTTCTTGCAAGTGTATCACGTATCATCTGTACCTTGGATATTTTAATTCTAACTGCTATTTGAACAAGCTGTTGTGGAACAGAACTTTATTGTAAAGCTGTTTTATGTATCGTCAGTGATAAAAACTGGGCAGATAGGCATGTTGTGGGGTGCAGGTAGCAATGAACATTTTTGATACTGAACAACTTTTTAGATTCCTAGATTTATATatataggagaaagtttcacgaaggatgtctggacttcaggcggctctcttgaaagctgtttcttgcataggcgaagttacagcatttcagggagtgggtatccagagccagccctacagctgccagctccagctgtaggcatacctgaagccccTTTCTGTTCaggttacaaagcattatatacttttctttgcagagtatcttaacacataacaaccaataagcaccatacacaatacctttacatttgcctatagcctatcataactactaccatcaccatattacagtcattattatccaatcacaagagtaagtaagttacaatttaagcttacagtggaaaattctcagacctttcttcttcttcttgctacatcaacatttcttgtttgcctgccatatctctcttttggtaaagacatgttttctatttacttatgctcttcttgagacttatttacttggtgaaaaacatgtctttgtagtcacatacctttgtcctactCCTagaaatctccttccaactcaatctccaacctttgccttctcagttactcagcgatcagtttcagcaaaacatcttttactctgcatcaaaacttgctttcatttctgtctcatccccagtttctacattcacagacctttctgccaaccctacatacctgtgaaactttcttaccaaactttcatcctccccaacaatATATGAGttttaaattcacattttttatattttcatcaaGAATGTAAATTCTGAATTAAGGATCTGAATATTAAGTTCCTTTCTTTGTTGTTGAAAATAGCATGTATGAGTTCATGAATTCCAAACTAAAACTTCTTTCTAAATGTGCACCAAAGCATCATCCTCAAAAAAAAGCGCCATTAATGGCTAGGACCTGTTGTCTATGCCACAGCAACTGTAGTGAGAGTGGCATGACCTGCAAAGGTCAGTGACTCACTTCAGCTGCAGAAGTGAGATAGTAGAACCTGTAGGTTTGAACCTGCCAGGTGTTACCCTGCAGCATCCTGACTTTGGTACGTGTAGTCAAAATGAGGCAGTACTGATCAGATAAGTAAGTCTTGAATTTTAACATGGCGCTGACACAAGCATGAGTCAAACAAGCAGAAATATGTGAAAACAACTTCAAAGCAGAATTAAAACAATGTAATGGGTGAGAAAAGCATTGGTATTACCAAGCCCAAAGCAATACTTAATTAGCTTGCTTTAGTTATTTTCCCTGGGCTCTACTTCAGAATAAATTCAGGCTTCAGTAAGAACCTGAATCATCAATTTACTTTTCTGGAATTAAAGACAGGAATTTAAGACAGATGAAATATGGCttttctgcatggaaaaggAACACAGATATAGGAAAACAGTacaaattagattttaaattaacttcttGCACATGAGTTTCGGTGTGAGCATTTCAACCTGTCCCTGATGCAGATTGAATCACAGCTACTGCCTTCAGGGAGTAGGCTGGTACTGCCCTGGTGCCATGcttccagctgtgctctgctaagctgtgcagcagcagctggtgtgTCCACGGTCCAGGCAGGATGGACTCACTCCTGCACTTGTTTGGGCTCTGTGTGGCTCTATTGGTCTCGACCCACGTGGAGATCAGAACAACCCTGAGCCTACTCTCAATAATACTTTCAGAAATAGCAAGAGGACTGTAATCCTACAGCTGCATCACATGTATTTCATAAAGTAATTATAGTTTGGAAGTATGGGTATGCGTGCAACCATTAACAGTTATATTTTTTGATTTCTGTGTGCAGATATTATTTGTTAGCTCTGTACTATAAGTACAAATAAAAGAGTAATCATCTTTGTGCTTTGTATATACATGCAATTTGCATTTCCTGTGCTTTGCACAGTTGAATAGTTGGCATTTCTGTCTCAAACATAAAACTGTAAGTAATGGTGTTTTGAATTCTGTGGATTGAAACAATAAGCTGTTATCAAAAGCCCATTTGGAGAAGTGCAATTTTCTGATTTTAGAAGCCAGGAAAACCCAGTTCTGGCCCCACTGCAGTGACAAATATGCACTTAGCTCCGTGTACTTTCTGTGGGAGTTAAACTGTATAATAACCTTACAATTATGATCTCTGAAGATGTTCTGCATTAAACATTTAGAATGGTGGAAGGAAACATTAATTCATAGAGGGGTGTATGTCTCTCCTTACACATTTCCATCGATGAAGAGCTTATTTGTGTCAGGAAGCTTTCCAAATGATGGAATTATTATGTGAACTGAGGTTCTTTCCAAAAGCTGCGATACTGGCACAATTGAGCCCAGCTGCATGCTGGTAACTTCTCTCTAGTTTTGTAGAAGTTTCCTTGTTAGTTTGTTACATGTTGTATACTCCAGAATTGTTGGAATATGATCAGTGAAAACACTGTAAATCTAGGGAGTATTATAAAAATCAACATACTACATCAGCTGTTGGCCAGCTAAGTGAGGAGAAGTGGGAAattaaatctgtaatttttcaatccTCTGTTAAATTCAGTGTTGGAGAACCATCACGTGTTATGATAATTGGTGGCCCATGATCTTCTTCCATATCTTGGGATCTTACTCCACAGACACTTGATGGCAAAACAAAGTCTGCTCCCACTTGTGGTCAAGTGGGATCAGTGTaggcaggggctgtgggctgGAGGGTAAGCACTGTGCTTGTTGCACAGGGGTGATAATTTCTATCTCCAGGAGGTGTTTCAAAAGCACCAAATTTTTAtgcttacattaaaaaaaaaccaaacatggggaacaacataaaaaaatacGTGGAGAACAACATAAAAAAACGACCAAACCCAAACTAGCACTGTAGTTGGTATATGTTAACATACAGCTTGCAGTTCTGTAGGTGTATTTTTCCTATAAGGCCTGAAATGCAAAATACTGTGGAACCTTCCTTTATTCCACTCTGGTTCACATATATCCTGGTGTTATGCCCTTTGCAGTTTGGCATAGAATTGCATagaacaaaaacaacaacaatgaTTCTGGTTTTTGGTAATGTAAATTTGCAATGACAGCTGTTCAGTGTATTTCATTTGTAGATGTTAGCACCTCTGAGAAATTTTCCATAttgaaaaatctttaatttagAATGTTAgcaaatgttatttatttaaactgtattttatgAAGACTCATAAGTCATATAAAGTATTCTGGATTTTCACAGATGTGACTTATTGCTATGGAGACTTTAAAATTATATAGCCTATGAAGTACAATTTAACATCAGTTTCTTTTGTCAGACTTTATTAATCAAAATACCTTCAGAATCTGGTTTTAACATTAATTTGGTCATAATAGTAGTCTTTGTACTTGACCATTTTCAATGTTTACTACAGTTCGTATTGTGTagtttcaaagtatttttattgttattttaaaaaataatagttcTTTTATTagaattttcttcctcctggttTATAACAATCTAAAATCAATGTACTGCAATGCACTTCTGGGAAATATGCCAACAACTGTGGGGTTTAGTTTCAGGATGGCTATTCATAGTTCATACACACTTTAAAGTGTTTGTTTGAGTGGGTACAGTCCTGTTTTCAGAGTTCTTGATAGCACAGTCTTGGCCTGATACACAAAGGCATGTTAAGACAGAGTCTGGTAGCTGTAAACACAAAGTGCAAGGGtccatgtttaaaaaataaatgctcaaAATAGAGCCTAGTTTTTTAAGTCAGTTCAACTCTGTTTCAAACTAAGCCATGGGTTTCAAATGGGGAGGTTGCTCTTACGTAGATGATGTACTTTCTTAGATGATGAAATTTGATTCCAGTTGTTCAGAGTGACACTTATTCAGTCATTTCTCATGTCTGTTTTTTCGGAGTTGCTCATACCAGCACCACTGAACTgcccccctcccatcccataTTTGTTATGGATGGAGCTTGTTTTCCTGCTGGCAGCTAATATGGCTTGTGGTCACAAGGCCTGCAGTTGAACAGCTTCAAATGCAATGAGCCCTTGAAGGCAGCATGCAAGCAGGGAGCATTTGAATACTGGCTCTGGCACAAAGTTCCTTTGtaggcacagctgggacattTTATCTCTTGCTTTGTGATCGCCATCTGCAAAGTGAAGTAATACCTGCCTACTGGTCTCGTAGGAGCACAGATGATTGACTCATCTAGTGAAGTGATAAAGGAATGCATTGCATTGAAAGCACACAGAAGACATCTGAAATATATGGGGAATTGTTCTTggaaaaacctaaaaatattAGCTACTGTGTTCATGTGTGTAGCTACCATAACTCCTGGAACTGAAATGAGGGATGTATGTCAAGATGGCGCTGGAGCCTTTCAGTGTCCTCCCAGTGACTTTGAGAAACTTGAACCCTTCCAAAGGCAAATGTATTGcttttgagaaatattttttaatcccCAGGGCAAAGCCCTGCGTATTTCTGAGTGCTGTCCACAGTCCTTAACCCTGGCTTCCCTTGGGATTGCTTGGGCTCCTTTCAACTGCCAATGCCTGCAGCACGACAGCAACAACAGTTGGCATGAATTTGTTGAACTTGTTGATATTCACTGGTaaccttaaaaacaggaaaatcacTCCTTTTGTCAAATTACACACATTTCATTGTAGGACTTTAACAAAATTTCAAGGATGCTGCTCTCTTTTATAAAATGAGATGAATTATCCTCCTGTGGTGTTACGTTCACTGAACCCACCGGACTATTACTGtatgatttttgtgtgtgtggcatAAAACAACatatgtattttgtttcttttagaagataaagggaaagcaaaacccAACAGTGCAAGTCAGCAGTCTAATACAGAAGTGGATCCTTTTCTTCCCAAACCTGGAGTGGCAGCAGTagcacctgcagcacctgccTCATCCTCCAAGAGCACGAAAGGAGCTGCTAGCGCAATTACTGagtcagaagaggaaaaagccaaaaaactACTTTACTGTTCATTATGCAAAGTGGCTGTGAATTCCCTTTCACAGCTAGAAGCCCACAATACAGGTGAGTATCCATATGGTACAAGTCAGTTGTAtgttgatatttttaaaattcagtgtatTAAGGTGGTAGCCACACTTCACTGAAGCGTCTTCTAGTTAAAACTTAAAATACAAAGTTGCAAAACCGGTCCTGTTAATGGCAGTTTCCTGTGTGGTGTTTGATATTCTATTAAagcactaattttttttttaaactgtcctTCATGTACTCTCTAAATTTTTAGCTGACAAAATCCCTACAGTTCATGTTAACTAATCAGATCCCTTCATACCTTTGCACTGAGGATCACAGTATGATTAGTGGTTTCCGTAACACTTAAGGTTTCTAAAATGGCAGTGTTCTCTCTCTTTCATATTTTGTCTCATCATTGGTATCTGTTATTTTGCTGGTAAAACTTAGAATAATTTTTGTTATTTGATATTTTTGATAATTTTAGGGTGGGCTCGTTAAGTTTCCTAAATGTCCTAGAATTTTCTGATTATTGAAGATTAGATATGCATCTTTTTTTGGGTCACAAGCAGCAATGCCTAGTGTGCTCTGTCTGTGTATGATGTGCTGGTGCTGTAAAGCTTGTTAACAAGCCATTGAAGCTGGTTTTACAGCTGTAATCCGTTCTTGAAATGGGCAAAGCAGCCATTTCTTCTGAATCAGAGGATATTTATTGAGGTATTACTGTTCCCAGGCAGGTTTTGAGGTAGTGCTGTGGTTCCTGTCCCAGTCTTGGCTAATACCCTTGTCTGCTGTTCACTGGCTCTATGGAATTTGGCAGAAGAATAATCAGCAAACACTTTGGCCACACAGTCACACACTGCCCCCAAACAGTGAGGTCCAGCATGCCTGCTGTTCCCTTTTTTGCACAAAGCCTTCTGGCTTGCCTTTAGATTGAGGACATGGGAACTACACTGACCAAAACAACAGTGATCATTAGTTCCAGTCTGTGGTGACTTTAACCATTCTGTCTTGAAGATAAATGTGTTACAAAGTCCCAAGGCTGAGGGACTTGCTTTTGTGCTGCTGATCATGAACTCACCTGCATTTCCTTGCCCGTTAGGCTCCAAGCACAAGACCATGGTCGAAGCTCGGAATGGTGCTGGTCCCATCAAGTCTTACCCTAGGCCTGGATCCCGAGTGAAGGTGCAGAATGGCAGTAAAGGCTCAGGGCTGCAAAACAAGACGTTCCATTGTGAAATCTGTGATGTCCATGTTAATTCAGAAATTCAGCTTAAACAGGTAAAGTGCATGTATCTCGAGCTCTGTTGGTTTAAGTTGCGTTACAGTGTTGTAGGTGCAATGTAGGACTGTGTGGAGATGTGTTGGTGAATTCTAAATGAACTCAGTATTTCTTATCTGTCATCCCACAACTATTTCTAAATATGTTATCATAGGTCAAGTTCACCTCATTGTTTCAGTTGAGAAAAATGGGCTTGAGAGTTGTAAAGCAGAAGTGTCAGAATCAATGAATGACATAGATGATCTCATTTACAGGTTTTCTGTGGTTCAAGATAGAGATTTGAACCTTGTTCTCCCAACTATAAGAAATTCTGGACTGAGGTTCCCTGAATTCATCTTTCAGTGCTGTTTCAGTCTGCTGGAATAATGTTTAATGCTATGTGAGAAGGCAAACATGACTCAAATCTATTGTTTTGAGACAATCACCAGTAGGGTAATACTGTAGCTATGTCTGAATTATGTAGAACAACATTATCATTAACAGTGTAGCTGTTGTGTGACTGTGGAACTGTTGTCTGTCTGAGCCAATTAGCCCTGGGTTCAGAGCTGTGCCCGTACAAATACAGTGATTCTGATACCTGGATCTCTGACTGGatggtgctgtgctgtgtggttGTATCCTCTCATTCCCTGTTATTTTAGTTAGCTCTAAGATAATATTAAATTGCATGTGTAGATATATCCCTGGGTACTGGTTCTTCCTTCAGCTAATATTGAATTATTTATACAACTGAACAGTATCAGCAAGATGGAAATTTACCTCTTACTTCTGAATATCCCTATGACCTAGTGATTACAGCTGTGCCTGGTTGAAAGCTCCTCAAGTGGAAAAGGAAATACTAACCAAAATATCAATAATTTGCAGAGCCTGTCTTGAAGcacaaaatattctgtatttgatTAGTTTCTGATTCTCTATTTGATATACTCCAAATTGTTATGTTTAATTTAGCAAAATTCATCTTTGCTCTCTCTAAAGAACCTACTTTATCTTACAAGCAGGGGCTTAGGCATATCCTGCTGATAAATCAGTTTCAAACTCAAAACCGAGAAATGTTTAAACAGCTAATTAAATGTGAGGATATTTATTTCAGCACATTTCCAGCCGAAGGCATAAGGACAGAGTTGCAGGAAAGCCTATGAAACCTAAATATAGTCCTTACAACAAACTGCAGCGCAACCCAAGTATTTTAGCagtaagtatttttatttctcgTCACTGTCTGGGTGAATTTGTGACCTTGGGGACTCCCACTGCACAGAGACAGGAACATGACAGACCTGATGCTTCTGCAGCCTCTCTTCCCCTGCAGTCTGAGTCTGCACAGCAATCAGATTTGAAGATAGCTATGTATTCTGTCTGCCCAGTCCAAGGCATGCAGACAGCACTGCAAGTGTTATTTACTACTAGAAAGAAGGGAATAATCAGTGGAATGGGGAGTGAACCATGTGCCCTGTGGAAAGGTATTGGTTTTGCTGGGCAAGGGCTCTTCTCCTTGAAGGCAGCAATGGATATACTCTGTCTTTTTGCACATCTGAGATAACTCTAAGTTATGGTGGATGCAGTCAGGGAAAAGGATATAGAATGTTAAGATATAAAAATACCAGTGCTCATTCTCTGCATACAGCAAAACAGAACAGTGCGTGGATGTTAGTTGGTGCAAAAGAACCATCAGGTCTTTAGGAGAACTGCCTGCCTGTATGTTCAGGCCATGTCTGTCACTGGCTGTCAAACACCACTCCTGTCTCTGTGCTGCTAGCCAATCCCTTTACACCCACCTGCATTTCCAGGAATCCCCCAAACTGGTTCTGCCAGTCAGCTGCAGCCGGAGTTCAGGCTGGCTTTAGCACAGCACAGTTTGTATATTTATTTGCTCCTGACACAGCCAGTATTTTATTCATTAGAGAAAAGTGCTTGCCACCTATGGCACAAAAACAGTTTACAGGTTGAAAAGAGACAGATGcaaatgtgtgtgtgcaagagaaagcaaatgaaaagccTGTAAATGCCAAAATATTGATATGTCTTTGTAATTGTATAGAGGCAAatgaaaatgctgcaggctTCCTCTAAATGTCCCCACTCGATACGTTCTGCACATGCTAATCTTCTTCACTTGTATAATACATCATTTTATAATCTATTGCAAAGGCAAGACCACCAATTATAAAGAACATGAGTATCTTTGTTTCCATGAATGTATGATTGTAGTGCAAACCATTTTCAGTGAGAGATGTAGATAAGAGTGTATCTATTTCTGATTAGCTCTTTCACCACAAGCACCAGCAACGATTGTAGATTGTAAACTGAATAatatatatttcagaaaaaattctttttggtATCAATCTTAAAtaatatttctgctttgaaaagagCAGGTCTGCATTGGAAGGTGCAAAGCTGACTTGACTAATACCACCTTCCCATCTTGTCCACTCCACTGTTCTACAATTCATTTTTGCAAGtggaaaattttacttttgatATTGAAGTCTTAATCATGGgggtatttttaatatttcatgcaCAGTTATAATTTATATAAAGTTATTCACTTGGAAATTATGCTTCTTTCTAAACATCAGTGTGATGGTCTTTAGACTCAAGacatttatttatctttaaataTAGGCTTTGGTTGCTTTAATTGTCCTGGGAGTAAGAGGACAGTGCAAGTAATGTTCCTAAGGAGCTGACATgaggcttctgtgagaagccgCAATGTTCCCTATGTCAGGGTTCACTTCTTCCCTCGTGTAAAAGTGGGTGTTGGGAGAACTGTATTTACattgcttttgtgtgtgtgtgttttattcCAGGCAAAACTTGCATTCCAGAAGGACATGATTAAGCCACTGGCACCTGCTTTCCTCTCATCTCctcttgctgcagctgcagctgtatcgtcagctctgtccctccctccccggcCCTCGGCATCCCTGTTCCAGGCACCAGCAATTCCACCAGCTCTCCTCAGGCCAGCCCACGGGCCCATCCGGGCAACGCCTGCCTCCATACTCTTTGCACCATACTAATTTATTGATGTAAAAAAGAGATAACTATGGCCAGTACAAAGGgtaaaagaaagcaggaaaggggttgagattttttaaatgtttctcttttgcAGTGCCATCCAGCGTGACACCTCATCCAACCACATCATAAAATCCATCATTGATGGCATTGCGTTTCGGAGTCTACACAACTCTTTCTCtgtctctatttttttaatcaaaatagtgtgatttgcttaaaaattaaattgctcaTAAAATTTATACCATTTAAGAGTCATGCAtctattcattttctttcttttctttttttttttttcaatttgtatGATGCACCTTGGAATCAaggaacataaaatattttcctgacagACTTGAAAACTAGGGTCTTCCTCACTCACACCTATGTAAATACTTCTCTGAAAAGCAACGGGGTATAATCTAatgtggaaaaaaggaaaaggtagaAGAACCAAATGCTTGATAGCAGATAACATCTCAAAAAAGAATTGCGTCCATTTTTTTCGTGTGCTCTTGTCGACAGGGATTGTGTGCTGTCCTAGACCCCAGTACTGGTGTATCTTGTGCAGTATTACAGATGTATCACGtctgattttaatatttttagtttctGTGCAAATGTTTGAAAGCAATGCAACGCTGaagcttttaattatttcttttgtgtCATACTTTACTTAGAGAAATCAAAAATAGAAAGCCATATAACATAGAGTTAAGATTACTGCTTGTTTGCTACTTTCATTTaacttatttttgttgtttcttcacTGGTGTTGCTAAGCAatgtttaaagagaaaaaaagcttttcaattGCACATTGCCAGAGCTCACATGCATTGTTCAAGAAGACAATGGATCCATGTGTTTGTACGTAAATATcctgttttcttaatttctaaCTAGTTTCCTTTGTAATGATGCTGCATAACATTGTGGCTCCCTAATGCAATAATGTAcagaacataaaatatttataattgaCCATATTCTCTGTTTACTGACTATATTGCAGTAATGTCCCACCTATCTTCTTACCTCCCCAACCCTTTTATAAAGGTGAATCAATATGCAGTGTTCAGACTGGAGTCATTGTGTGATAATGGGGACTACAggtgga from Corvus hawaiiensis isolate bCorHaw1 chromosome 7, bCorHaw1.pri.cur, whole genome shotgun sequence encodes the following:
- the ZNF385B gene encoding zinc finger protein 385B isoform X5 — protein: MENSLQVQLRALCLQVQAQMDPVQKAVINHTFGVSIPPKKKQIISCNVCQLRFNSDSQAEAHYKGSKHAKKVKALEATKSKPKAGSSKDSAKVNTGCSTTPVTANISDKSEDKGKAKPNSASQQSNTEVDPFLPKPGVAAVAPAAPASSSKSTKGAASAITESEEEKAKKLLYCSLCKVAVNSLSQLEAHNTGSKHKTMVEARNGAGPIKSYPRPGSRVKVQNGSKGSGLQNKTFHCEICDVHVNSEIQLKQHISSRRHKDRVAGKPMKPKYSPYNKLQRNPSILAAKLAFQKDMIKPLAPAFLSSPLAAAAAVSSALSLPPRPSASLFQAPAIPPALLRPAHGPIRATPASILFAPY
- the ZNF385B gene encoding zinc finger protein 385B isoform X7, whose amino-acid sequence is MDPVQKAVINHTFGVSIPPKKKQIISCNVCQLRFNSDSQAEAHYKGSKHAKKVKALEATKSKPKAGSSKDSAKVNTGCSTTPVTANISDKSEDKGKAKPNSASQQSNTEVDPFLPKPGVAAVAPAAPASSSKSTKGAASAITESEEEKAKKLLYCSLCKVAVNSLSQLEAHNTGSKHKTMVEARNGAGPIKSYPRPGSRVKVQNGSKGSGLQNKTFHCEICDVHVNSEIQLKQHISSRRHKDRVAGKPMKPKYSPYNKLQRNPSILAAKLAFQKDMIKPLAPAFLSSPLAAAAAVSSALSLPPRPSASLFQAPAIPPALLRPAHGPIRATPASILFAPY
- the ZNF385B gene encoding zinc finger protein 385B isoform X4; this encodes MMQPSLDIKPFMSFPVDSSSAVGFFPNFNTMDPVQKAVINHTFGVSIPPKKKQIISCNVCQLRFNSDSQAEAHYKGSKHAKKVKALEATKSKPKAGSSKDSAKVNTGCSTTPVTANISDKSEDKGKAKPNSASQQSNTEVDPFLPKPGVAAVAPAAPASSSKSTKGAASAITESEEEKAKKLLYCSLCKVAVNSLSQLEAHNTGSKHKTMVEARNGAGPIKSYPRPGSRVKVQNGSKGSGLQNKTFHCEICDVHVNSEIQLKQHISSRRHKDRVAGKPMKPKYSPYNKLQRNPSILAAKLAFQKDMIKPLAPAFLSSPLAAAAAVSSALSLPPRPSASLFQAPAIPPALLRPAHGPIRATPASILFAPY
- the ZNF385B gene encoding zinc finger protein 385B isoform X6, producing the protein MVEMDPVQKAVINHTFGVSIPPKKKQIISCNVCQLRFNSDSQAEAHYKGSKHAKKVKALEATKSKPKAGSSKDSAKVNTGCSTTPVTANISDKSEDKGKAKPNSASQQSNTEVDPFLPKPGVAAVAPAAPASSSKSTKGAASAITESEEEKAKKLLYCSLCKVAVNSLSQLEAHNTGSKHKTMVEARNGAGPIKSYPRPGSRVKVQNGSKGSGLQNKTFHCEICDVHVNSEIQLKQHISSRRHKDRVAGKPMKPKYSPYNKLQRNPSILAAKLAFQKDMIKPLAPAFLSSPLAAAAAVSSALSLPPRPSASLFQAPAIPPALLRPAHGPIRATPASILFAPY
- the ZNF385B gene encoding zinc finger protein 385B isoform X2, whose translation is MKRPLSPDHITEDGIMNQPAVLRVFEEKGLRNDRQDYQLSKEKKKILFSFCEVCNIQLNSAAQAQVHYNGKSHLKRVKQLNNGKLPTSTAPGTLFASTSTGTTTLPTLVRTPTLMMQPSLDIKPFMSFPVDSSSAVGFFPNFNTMDPVQKAVINHTFGVSIPPKKKQIISCNVCQLRFNSDSQAEAHYKGSKHAKKVKALEATKSKPKAGSSKDSAKVNTGCSTTPVTANISDKSEDKGKAKPNSASQQSNTEVDPFLPKPGVAAVAPAAPASSSKSTKGAASAITESEEEKAKKLLYCSLCKVAVNSLSQLEAHNTGSKHKTMVEARNGAGPIKSYPRPGSRVKVQNGSKGSGLQNKTFHCEICDVHVNSEIQLKQHISSRRHKDRVAGKPMKPKYSPYNKLQRNPSILAAKLAFQKDMIKPLAPAFLSSPLAAAAAVSSALSLPPRPSASLFQAPAIPPALLRPAHGPIRATPASILFAPY